Genomic window (Castor canadensis chromosome X, mCasCan1.hap1v2, whole genome shotgun sequence):
AATATTCATCTTTAAATCTAGAGACACAGATTATAACTTTCAAAATCACAATGGGGATATGAAATGAATCTACATCAACGAAATCAGGGTCAAAGGCTATAGCttccaaaatcacaacagacATCCAGGCTGAGATTTTAGCAGTCAAAACCTGGGCAGAACCTGCAGCTTCAATAGCCACAACTTTTAAGCAGACTGCCTCTTCCACTGTAAACTTTTATGTACAGATTGGAactgacaaaggcacaatttcaACAATTCTTGAAACTGAAGCCAAGAAATCTTGGCTATTGCCAGAAGTTAACACATTCAGAATGTCAGTGCAACATCAGACAGATAATACCAAACCCTTGGTTCAATCTGAAAATCAAGCATCTCTTCTGTGGACACATTCTGAACTTGAAAACAGTAGTCCATGGACCTTACCTGAATTTGGAACAATCTTATCCTGGATAGTACCTGTGCATGTAGCAGCCATATCTTTGCCACAGCCTGACTCTTATATTAGCAAAGCTTCATTTAAAATTCAGGCAGAAAAACCATGGATTCAAACAACCTTTCAAACACTCAGTACTTTCACATCATTTAGTGACAAAGTACAGCTCCAGGCCACACATAAAATCGCTACAGTCATGCCATGGATCCAGTTCAAAATAGGCACATTAGACTACTGGACCCAGTCAGAATATACAGTAAAATTGTGGACTATTTTTGAAACTGGTACAATAAGACCATGgatccaaagtgaaacaaacacaGTCAACCCCTGGACCCAACCTAAAACTAGTACAATCAGAGCATTGACACAGGCTGAATCTCAACAAGTTAGGTGCTTGTCTTTGCCAGTACCTGAAACAGTGACACTATTGTCACAagctgaaatggaagcagcaaaacACTTGACCATGTCTGATATGAATACTGTTGCACCATGGACCCTAACTCAAAATGATACAATAAAGCAAATGACTCAAATTGAATCTAAAAaagttctttcttggtttcagccAGAAAGGACAATAGCCCATCCCTGGATCCACCTTGAAACTAATATAGTCAGACCTGGATACAATTCTGAAGGCAATGCTGTCCAAACAAGAATCACTACTGAAACCAATACAGTCAGATTCTGGACCTCTTCTGAAATAAAACTTTGGACCCAGTCTGAATCTCAAGCAGTAAGTATGTGGCCTGAAGATAGCAGAGCCACACTTTGGTCTCTAACTCAGAATGATACCATTACATCTTGGTTCCAATTAGAATCTCAAAGGATACTTTCTTGGGCCCAGTTTGAAGGTGGTATAACCAACCCTTGGACTCAGCAGGAAACTGCTACAACTAAACTATGGACCCAATTtggaactttaaaaattctttcctggACCCCACCTGATACAATAATATACTGGTTCCATACTCAAATAGATTCAATCACACCCATGagccagcctcaaactcaaaaaTTCCAAAGTTGGATGCAGACTATAACTCAAGTACGAAAAATTTCACCTGTGACTGAAGTTGGTACAGTAATACCTTGGTTACAGTTTCAAAGTAACACAGTTAGATCCTGGATTCAACTTTATTCCCAAACAGTGAGTCTTGGGACCCATACTGAAGTTGGTATAATTGGGCACTGGACTCAGAAAAGAATTGCTACAGATAACCTTGGGACCAACTCTGAAACTCAAGCAACCAGACCCTGGGACAAGCAGGAAGCTAACACAGTCAGAACTAGGTTCTACCTTCAAGTAAAAACTGTCAGACTGCAGACTTATTCAGAATTCGGTACGTTCAGTACTTTCATCCGATCTGAAATTGGCACAATTCATCATGATTCTTTTATGATCCAGTCAAAAACCCAAGAAGTCAGACCCTGGACCCAGTCTGAAATTGTTATGACTAGATACTGGGTTTTGTCTCAAGTAGTTAAACCACAGACAATGCtaaaaggaggaacatttacaccCTGGATCCAGTCTGAAACTCAACCAGCCACACCATGGACCAAGCCTCAAGTTAATATAACattcttttctattcctgtaTCTGATAAATTCAGAACCTGGATCCAACCTAAAACAAAACTACTGCATTACAAAGCTGACATAATTGTGTCACTGATTTCTCCTGAGACTGGAACAATTG
Coding sequences:
- the LOC141419919 gene encoding uncharacterized protein isoform X4, which translates into the protein MSVQHQTDNTKPLVQSENQASLLWTHSELENSSPWTLPEFGTILSWIVPVHVAAISLPQPDSYISKASFKIQAEKPWIQTTFQTLSTFTSFSDKVQLQATHKIATVMPWIQFKIGTLDYWTQSEYTVKLWTIFETGTIRPWIQSETNTVNPWTQPKTSTIRALTQAESQQVRCLSLPVPETVTLLSQAEMEAAKHLTMSDMNTVAPWTLTQNDTIKQMTQIESKKVLSWFQPERTIAHPWIHLETNIVRPGYNSEGNAVQTRITTETNTVRFWTSSEIKLWTQSESQAVSMWPEDSRATLWSLTQNDTITSWFQLESQRILSWAQFEGGITNPWTQQETATTKLWTQFGTLKILSWTPPDTIIYWFHTQIDSITPMSQPQTQKFQSWMQTITQVRKISPVTEVGTVIPWLQFQSNTVRSWIQLYSQTVSLGTHTEVGIIGHWTQKRIATDNLGTNSETQATRPWDKQEANTVRTRFYLQVKTVRLQTYSEFGTFSTFIRSEIGTIHHDSFMIQSKTQEVRPWTQSEIVMTRYWVLSQVVKPQTMLKGGTFTPWIQSETQPATPWTKPQVNITFFSIPVSDKFRTWIQPKTKLLHYKADIIVSLISPETGTIGKTLLIDHLDNKSKLVTFLPVETISTAHQYFITLSTEISTIERKIKSSYLQPSQLTNIFLLTLSSKWFPSIIGHKNFGSILEIIDTKGSLDVLSVSLSYLSPGFSFLVSCSLTYPCTLFPSCLVFSSCPYLSHCVFPSCFNFSSLAFSPVLLPSTSSDSQLQELSFSKFIEDTIFSHTFSTLHAPPAISLTKEFPLMPGSLSGPNYKHQSGQQPLNVSLAECRLGMIWKDNLQALWLFKTAVVSHETTECGLRPGLVSRCPNCWEAETGEFPWMVSMHLSFSHFCAGSILNEQWILTSARCANFIKSSEALALVQVGLIDLQDPTQAQTVGIHRALPYLGPKGPLGPGLIFLKQPLHFQPLVLPTCLEESLEQEKNIQLYGCWLPSWSLMRGSPGILQKRHLNILQASTCAQFWPKLNEFTFCVEAKKAMGEAGCKGDLGAPLVCHIQQKDTWVQFWQIVFLCDILCLGRL
- the LOC141419919 gene encoding uncharacterized protein isoform X3, which encodes MSVQHQTDNTKPLVQSENQASLLWTHSELENSSPWTLPEFGTILSWIVPVHVAAISLPQPDSYISKASFKIQAEKPWIQTTFQTLSTFTSFSDKVQLQATHKIATVMPWIQFKIGTLDYWTQSEYTVKLWTIFETGTIRPWIQSETNTVNPWTQPKTSTIRALTQAESQQVRCLSLPVPETVTLLSQAEMEAAKHLTMSDMNTVAPWTLTQNDTIKQMTQIESKKVLSWFQPERTIAHPWIHLETNIVRPGYNSEGNAVQTRITTETNTVRFWTSSEIKLWTQSESQAVSMWPEDSRATLWSLTQNDTITSWFQLESQRILSWAQFEGGITNPWTQQETATTKLWTQFGTLKILSWTPPDTIIYWFHTQIDSITPMSQPQTQKFQSWMQTITQVRKISPVTEVGTVIPWLQFQSNTVRSWIQLYSQTVSLGTHTEVGIIGHWTQKRIATDNLGTNSETQATRPWDKQEANTVRTRFYLQVKTVRLQTYSEFGTFSTFIRSEIGTIHHDSFMIQSKTQEVRPWTQSEIVMTRYWVLSQVVKPQTMLKGGTFTPWIQSETQPATPWTKPQVNITFFSIPVSDKFRTWIQPKTKLLHYKADIIVSLISPETGTIGKTLLIDHLDNKSKLVTFLPVETISTAHQYFITLSTEISTIERKIKSSYLQPSQLTNIFLLTLSSKWFPSIIGHKNFGSILEIIDTKGSLDVLSVSLSYLSPGFSFLVSCSLTYPCTLFPSCLVFSSCPYLSHCVFPSCFNFSSLAFSPVLLPSTSSDSQLQELSFSKFIEDTIFSHTFSTLHAPPAISLTKEFPLMPGSLSGPNYKHQSGQQPLNVSLAECRLGMIWKDNLQALWLFKTAVVSHETTECGLRPGLVSRCPNCWEAETGEFPWMVSMHLSFSHFCAGSILNEQWILTSARCANFIKSSEALALVQVGLIDLQDPTQAQTVGIHRALPYLGPKGPLGPGLIFLKQPLHFQPLVLPTCLEESLEQEKNIQLYGCWLPSWSLMRGSPGILQKRHLNILQASTCAQFWPKLNEFTFCVEAKKAMGEAGCKGDLGAPLVCHIQQKDTWVQVGILSHFDEHCTKPYVFSQFWQIVFLCDILCLGRL